A genomic region of Candidatus Dormiibacterota bacterium contains the following coding sequences:
- a CDS encoding HTH domain-containing protein, protein MNKAARLHRLLVILSMATARPGIRAVDLAATLMVSSRTVFRDLAELQRLGFPVAFGNGYPAQQELFRRRRRQEMSQVMADLVDQQLEVVRRKLPPEEADRVVKEAIQYLPMEAAEAVTRALAKAARR, encoded by the coding sequence GTGAATAAGGCGGCGCGCTTGCATCGCCTCCTGGTCATCCTGTCAATGGCGACCGCCCGCCCGGGCATCCGTGCGGTCGACCTGGCAGCGACCCTCATGGTCAGTTCTCGGACCGTCTTCCGCGACCTGGCCGAGCTGCAGCGACTCGGGTTTCCGGTCGCCTTCGGCAACGGGTACCCGGCACAGCAGGAGCTCTTCCGTCGCCGCCGCCGGCAGGAGATGTCGCAGGTCATGGCCGACCTGGTCGATCAGCAGCTCGAAGTCGTGCGCCGGAAGTTGCCGCCCGAGGAGGCTGACCGGGTGGTGAAAGAAGCGATCCAGTACTTGCCGATGGAGGCCGCCGAGGCCGTCACTCGAGCACTCGCAAAAGCCGCGCGAAGATAG
- a CDS encoding single-stranded DNA-binding protein, whose amino-acid sequence MNLNKVMLIGRLTRDPEMRYTPSGSPVTSFSLATNRYGQSTDGEKKEYTDYHNVVVWNIGKRNLAEIAGQYLHKGSLVYVEGRLQTRSWEGQDGQKRKTTEVNATEIQFLEPRSQSQPQAAATEPVETAVAAAPGHHDEPSRDVDPEDIPF is encoded by the coding sequence ATGAACCTGAACAAAGTGATGCTCATCGGCCGACTGACCCGCGATCCCGAAATGCGCTACACCCCGAGCGGATCTCCGGTGACCAGCTTCTCGTTGGCGACCAACCGCTACGGACAGAGCACGGATGGTGAGAAGAAGGAATACACCGATTACCACAACGTGGTGGTTTGGAACATCGGCAAGCGCAACCTGGCGGAGATTGCCGGCCAGTACCTGCACAAGGGAAGCCTGGTGTACGTCGAGGGCCGGCTACAGACCCGCTCCTGGGAAGGCCAGGACGGCCAGAAGCGCAAGACCACCGAGGTGAATGCGACCGAAATCCAGTTCCTCGAACCGCGCAGCCAGTCCCAGCCGCAGGCGGCGGCCACCGAACCGGTCGAGACCGCGGTTGCCGCAGCGCCTGGGCACCACGATGAACCCTCGCGTGACGTCGATCCGGAAGACATCCCCTTCTAA
- a CDS encoding macro domain-containing protein, whose translation MAPVDIQGMSWQAGSLTVEVLQGDLTQQDVDAIVNAANNDLELGAGVAGAIARAGGPTIQAECRAIGRIAVGDAAITGGGTLTARYVIHATSMRLGGRTNAESLRGSTRRSLEIAKANELRSVAFPAVGTGVAHFPMNECARIMLEEVVAHGRNPTSIREVRFVLFGAEAEAAFRNEARRQLVAAEQSGEEDRGKERQRHE comes from the coding sequence GTGGCTCCCGTCGATATCCAGGGGATGAGCTGGCAGGCTGGGAGCCTGACGGTCGAGGTCCTGCAGGGCGACCTGACGCAACAGGATGTCGACGCCATCGTCAATGCGGCCAACAACGACCTGGAGCTTGGTGCCGGCGTTGCCGGGGCCATCGCCCGTGCCGGTGGTCCGACGATTCAGGCTGAGTGCCGGGCGATCGGCCGCATCGCGGTCGGCGATGCCGCCATCACCGGCGGGGGGACGTTGACGGCGCGCTATGTCATCCATGCGACAAGCATGCGCCTGGGCGGTCGGACCAACGCCGAGAGTTTGCGCGGCTCGACACGGCGCAGCCTCGAGATCGCCAAGGCGAACGAACTGCGGTCGGTCGCGTTTCCTGCCGTCGGCACCGGGGTCGCCCACTTCCCGATGAACGAGTGCGCCCGGATCATGCTGGAAGAGGTGGTGGCGCACGGCAGGAATCCGACCAGCATCCGCGAGGTTCGCTTTGTCCTCTTCGGCGCGGAGGCGGAGGCCGCGTTCCGCAACGAGGCGCGCCGCCAGCTAGTGGCCGCTGAACAGTCCGGGGAAGAAGATCGAGGCAAGGAACGCCAGCGTCACGAATGA
- a CDS encoding Nramp family divalent metal transporter — MAQPKALQRSLGALRSRRVRLLMLLSVAGPGIITGTVDNDATGVTGYALAGSQFGYDLLWLLIVTAFCLVAIQEMVARMGTVTGKGLSDMIRERFGVAPTVWVMLLLFIANAATTVAEFAGIAGASQLLFGDFARYIAIPLAAVFVWFLVLRGSFRVVERLLLILSLVFVSYIVSAILAHPKWNEVIHHTVVPTFHFTASYLLIFITIVGTTITPWMAFFQQSNVADKGLHPSQLRFERIDTYTGILALNVVAFFIIVATGATVFVHHVPVDPADPSAFAKIALALKPLAGQYAEQLFAIGLLNASLMAASVLPLSTTYAITEAFGWERGIDKSFREAPAFLTIYTTMIVLGAAIAMFPGAPLALITNLPNIVNGLMLPLLLPILMLLANDKRVMGRYANTALFNVFSGIVFVFLSFVTLAFLASIFFPGLFSGH, encoded by the coding sequence GTGGCGCAGCCGAAGGCGCTGCAGCGGTCGCTCGGAGCACTCCGGAGCCGGCGGGTTCGGCTCCTCATGCTGCTCTCGGTGGCGGGGCCGGGAATTATCACCGGTACGGTCGACAACGACGCCACAGGAGTCACGGGATACGCGCTCGCTGGGTCGCAGTTTGGCTATGACCTGTTATGGCTGCTGATCGTCACCGCGTTTTGCCTCGTCGCCATCCAGGAAATGGTCGCTCGGATGGGAACGGTCACCGGCAAGGGACTCTCCGACATGATTCGCGAACGGTTCGGGGTGGCGCCGACGGTCTGGGTCATGCTGCTGCTCTTCATCGCCAACGCCGCGACGACCGTGGCCGAGTTCGCCGGCATCGCCGGCGCCTCGCAACTCCTCTTCGGTGACTTCGCCCGCTACATCGCGATCCCGCTGGCCGCGGTGTTCGTCTGGTTCCTCGTCCTACGCGGCTCGTTTCGTGTGGTCGAACGACTGTTGCTGATTCTCAGCCTCGTATTCGTCTCATACATCGTCTCGGCCATCCTGGCTCATCCGAAATGGAATGAAGTGATCCACCACACCGTCGTGCCGACGTTTCACTTCACGGCGTCCTACCTCTTGATCTTCATCACGATCGTCGGCACGACGATCACGCCCTGGATGGCCTTCTTTCAGCAGTCGAATGTGGCCGATAAGGGTCTCCATCCGAGCCAACTGCGATTCGAACGCATCGATACATACACCGGGATTCTCGCGCTGAATGTGGTGGCCTTCTTCATCATCGTGGCGACGGGTGCCACGGTTTTTGTCCACCACGTGCCCGTCGACCCGGCGGACCCTTCAGCCTTCGCCAAGATCGCCCTGGCCCTCAAGCCACTGGCCGGCCAGTACGCGGAGCAACTCTTCGCAATCGGGCTGCTCAACGCCTCGCTGATGGCGGCGTCCGTGCTTCCCCTCTCGACCACGTACGCCATCACGGAGGCGTTTGGCTGGGAGCGCGGCATCGACAAGTCATTCAGAGAGGCCCCCGCTTTCTTGACGATCTACACCACGATGATCGTGTTGGGGGCCGCGATCGCGATGTTCCCGGGCGCTCCCCTCGCACTGATCACGAACCTTCCGAACATCGTCAACGGTCTGATGCTGCCGTTGCTCTTACCGATCCTGATGTTGCTGGCGAACGACAAGCGCGTCATGGGACGCTACGCGAATACGGCACTCTTCAACGTCTTCAGTGGGATCGTCTTCGTCTTTCTGTCATTCGTGACGCTGGCGTTCCTTGCCTCGATCTTCTTCCCCGGACTGTTCAGCGGCCACTAG
- the glp gene encoding gephyrin-like molybdotransferase Glp: MRWPTRWSLPVSTRTSSPTAKAAGPSSKTVTGTIGNPKQPALLTVAQARDRILARITVLDAQDTPLVDARGRVLAEDVRSDRDVPPFTNSAMDGYAVRAGDTSPASAAGPVRLEVLGEIRAGVAPPTSVRPSTALRIMTGAVMPEGADAVVRVEDTAERDGRVDIRVAVEPGTSVRHAGSDLRRGDRVAERGRIVTPGLIGVLASTGRTTVRTIRRPRVTVLTTGDELRDAGESLGPGQITNTNRYTLRAALEEAGAEVVDAGVARDDREELVARLQFAARTDLIVSTGGVSMGAYDLVRALLQEQGAVDFWQVALRPGKPLMVGTVGGRPLIGLPGNPVSSLVGVELFVRPAILKMQGRADLERPRITAITDVALSNPPHLEQYFRGIARRDGDRISVRLTGDQGSHVLRSMADANCLIVVPLGTSEVAAGKPVEIIPLAPID, translated from the coding sequence GTGCGATGGCCTACCAGATGGTCGCTGCCCGTTTCCACCAGAACGTCGTCACCGACGGCGAAGGCGGCGGGCCCGAGTTCGAAAACAGTCACTGGAACGATCGGTAACCCCAAGCAGCCTGCGCTCCTGACGGTCGCCCAGGCGCGCGACCGGATCCTCGCCCGCATCACCGTGCTCGACGCCCAGGACACCCCCCTAGTGGATGCCCGTGGCCGCGTGCTCGCCGAGGACGTGCGCTCGGACCGCGACGTCCCACCATTTACGAACTCCGCCATGGACGGCTATGCCGTGCGGGCGGGCGACACGAGCCCGGCATCGGCCGCGGGCCCCGTGCGCCTGGAGGTCCTCGGCGAGATCCGCGCCGGCGTCGCACCCCCGACCTCGGTACGCCCCTCGACCGCCCTACGGATCATGACGGGCGCGGTGATGCCGGAGGGCGCGGACGCCGTCGTGCGGGTCGAGGACACCGCGGAACGCGACGGGCGCGTCGACATCCGCGTTGCGGTCGAGCCGGGCACCAGCGTCCGGCACGCTGGCAGCGATCTCCGCCGCGGCGACCGTGTCGCCGAACGGGGCCGAATCGTTACCCCGGGGCTGATCGGCGTGCTGGCATCGACCGGGCGCACCACCGTCCGAACGATCCGACGGCCACGCGTCACGGTTCTGACGACCGGCGACGAGTTGCGCGACGCCGGGGAGTCGCTGGGGCCCGGGCAGATCACCAACACCAACCGCTACACCCTGCGGGCGGCGCTTGAAGAGGCTGGTGCCGAGGTCGTCGATGCCGGGGTGGCGCGCGACGACCGGGAGGAACTCGTCGCCCGGCTCCAGTTCGCGGCCCGCACCGACCTGATCGTCAGCACGGGTGGCGTGTCGATGGGCGCCTACGACCTCGTCCGCGCCCTCCTGCAAGAGCAAGGGGCCGTCGACTTCTGGCAGGTAGCGCTTCGGCCCGGGAAGCCGCTCATGGTGGGAACCGTCGGGGGCCGGCCACTGATCGGATTGCCGGGCAACCCCGTTTCGTCGCTCGTCGGCGTCGAGCTGTTCGTGCGTCCCGCCATCCTGAAGATGCAAGGACGCGCCGACCTCGAGCGGCCACGAATCACCGCGATCACCGATGTGGCGCTCTCCAACCCGCCGCACCTGGAACAGTACTTCCGAGGCATCGCACGCCGCGACGGCGATCGGATCAGCGTCCGGTTGACCGGCGACCAGGGCTCGCACGTGCTCCGCTCGATGGCCGATGCCAATTGCCTGATCGTCGTCCCGCTCGGGACCAGCGAGGTGGCGGCGGGAAAGCCCGTCGAGATCATTCCGCTCGCACCAATCGACTAA
- a CDS encoding PfkB family carbohydrate kinase, whose protein sequence is MTPPNKPWPVLVAGTITRDDVRTPMGVNTDGLGGSATYFTLAARLFAPVWVVGTAGPDFMHAFQAAMKGTGADLRSTVTSELPTYRWFAEHDYETGTTRNERSDQGAYRGFTPVLSADQRKAKIVFLGSMEPRHQMRVLEQLDDPWLVAGDTMKLYIREQPDALEPVLQRLDYMFLNASEAMALAKVETIEEASEQLRRRFTLRGLVIKEGPKGATLYRHGEDIHLPALPVDPPIDPTGAGDAVAAGFLGCLAEQQVETDDSVRLALGYAMVMASFTIQHFSVRGLQPITREDVEARMASMAWLPSISRG, encoded by the coding sequence GTGACGCCCCCCAACAAGCCCTGGCCCGTGCTCGTCGCCGGCACTATTACCCGCGACGATGTCCGCACGCCAATGGGCGTCAACACGGACGGCCTCGGTGGATCGGCCACGTACTTCACGCTCGCGGCGCGCTTGTTCGCTCCCGTGTGGGTCGTTGGGACGGCCGGCCCCGACTTCATGCATGCGTTCCAGGCCGCGATGAAAGGCACCGGTGCTGACCTCCGGAGCACGGTGACCTCCGAGCTCCCCACCTATCGATGGTTTGCCGAGCATGACTATGAGACCGGCACCACCCGCAACGAGCGCTCTGATCAGGGCGCGTACCGCGGCTTCACCCCGGTCCTCAGCGCCGACCAGCGCAAGGCCAAGATCGTTTTCCTCGGCAGCATGGAGCCGCGTCATCAGATGCGGGTCCTCGAACAGCTCGACGACCCGTGGCTCGTCGCGGGCGACACGATGAAGCTCTACATTCGCGAGCAGCCGGATGCCCTCGAACCGGTTCTCCAGCGGCTCGACTACATGTTCCTCAACGCCTCGGAGGCGATGGCGCTGGCGAAGGTCGAAACCATCGAGGAGGCGTCAGAGCAGCTGCGCCGTCGCTTCACGTTGCGCGGGCTCGTCATCAAGGAGGGGCCGAAAGGCGCCACCCTCTACCGTCACGGTGAGGACATTCACCTTCCCGCCCTACCCGTCGATCCGCCCATTGACCCGACCGGCGCGGGCGACGCAGTGGCCGCCGGGTTCCTCGGATGCCTCGCCGAACAGCAGGTGGAGACCGACGACTCGGTGCGCCTGGCACTCGGGTACGCCATGGTGATGGCGTCCTTCACCATCCAGCATTTCAGCGTGCGCGGCTTGCAGCCCATTACGCGCGAGGACGTCGAGGCGCGGATGGCATCGATGGCGTGGCTCCCGTCGATATCCAGGGGATGA
- a CDS encoding N-acetylmuramoyl-L-alanine amidase, with amino-acid sequence MRLPRLPVVLATGVVLLTSMPTARAAAAEPTFVAPSFAPSPYVIAIDPGHGGSATSDPTQLWDPGVVVGAVMEKDITLDLALRLRTLLQRERVKVVLTRTGDQYVEISERWNRAHSAGAQMFVSLHVNAYDGDPSINGLAVFYPKPDSFSFAQAIDAGLAQALKPFQIADDGVAAKPELWVRSDVPTVTVEPAYLTNPRERSLLLQDDFRNAIATGVFQGILAADPIIEQTKVQLAHAEAAANAQRLASQTASADAARTAAATRWGLIIGAVMLLFLVMRAAIRRQARLPEPPAYRRRSYRRRRSVSRR; translated from the coding sequence TTGCGTCTCCCGCGCCTCCCGGTCGTGCTCGCGACCGGGGTCGTCTTGCTTACGTCCATGCCAACGGCTCGGGCAGCGGCCGCGGAGCCTACGTTCGTTGCACCCTCATTTGCGCCCTCGCCCTATGTGATCGCGATCGATCCGGGACACGGTGGCAGCGCCACCAGCGACCCCACCCAGCTCTGGGATCCTGGCGTCGTGGTTGGCGCCGTCATGGAGAAGGACATCACCCTCGACCTTGCGCTGCGGCTACGCACCCTGTTGCAACGCGAGCGTGTGAAGGTCGTGCTCACTCGCACGGGCGATCAGTACGTCGAGATCTCGGAGCGCTGGAACCGCGCGCACTCGGCGGGCGCCCAGATGTTCGTCAGCCTGCACGTCAACGCCTATGACGGCGATCCGTCGATCAACGGTCTCGCCGTTTTTTATCCAAAGCCGGACAGCTTTTCGTTCGCACAGGCGATTGATGCGGGCCTCGCCCAGGCGCTCAAGCCCTTTCAGATTGCAGACGACGGCGTCGCCGCCAAGCCCGAGCTCTGGGTCCGTTCCGATGTCCCAACCGTCACGGTGGAACCGGCCTACCTGACAAATCCGCGGGAGCGGAGCCTCCTCCTGCAGGACGACTTCCGCAATGCGATCGCGACGGGCGTCTTCCAGGGAATCCTTGCCGCCGATCCGATCATTGAGCAGACGAAGGTGCAGCTCGCGCACGCGGAGGCGGCCGCCAACGCCCAGCGCCTCGCCTCGCAGACCGCATCCGCCGATGCGGCGCGCACGGCCGCCGCGACCCGGTGGGGGCTGATCATCGGCGCGGTGATGTTGCTCTTCCTGGTGATGCGGGCAGCGATCCGCCGCCAGGCGCGGCTACCGGAGCCGCCCGCATATCGCCGGCGGAGTTACCGACGGCGGCGCTCGGTCTCACGCCGATAG
- a CDS encoding NUDIX hydrolase, translated as MEERVESQEVYAGKLIRVYRDRVRLPSGQLTIREIVRHPGSVGIIPRAADGRIVLVRQFRYVAGRELWEIPAGTLDKPGEDIPTAARRELAEEAGFKAERWTMLGTAYLMPGYCDERMTFFLAEDLSPTESHPELDESFKVNPFDWHDLQVLRQSGELLDAKTLLGLAWAGVPLWAAPSRR; from the coding sequence ATGGAGGAACGGGTCGAAAGTCAGGAAGTTTATGCGGGCAAACTCATCAGGGTCTACAGGGACCGGGTGCGCTTGCCGAGCGGGCAGCTGACCATTAGGGAAATCGTGCGGCACCCCGGCTCGGTCGGCATCATCCCGCGCGCTGCTGACGGCCGCATCGTTCTGGTTCGCCAGTTCCGCTACGTGGCCGGTCGCGAGCTGTGGGAGATCCCCGCGGGTACGCTCGACAAGCCAGGCGAGGACATCCCGACGGCGGCGCGACGGGAGCTCGCCGAGGAAGCCGGCTTCAAGGCCGAGCGCTGGACGATGCTCGGCACTGCTTACTTGATGCCGGGGTATTGCGATGAGCGAATGACGTTCTTCCTCGCCGAGGACCTCTCGCCGACGGAATCCCATCCCGAGCTCGACGAGTCGTTCAAGGTCAATCCCTTCGATTGGCACGACCTGCAGGTGCTGCGCCAGAGCGGCGAGCTGCTGGACGCGAAAACACTGCTCGGGCTGGCCTGGGCCGGTGTGCCGCTCTGGGCCGCCCCGAGCCGCCGCTGA
- a CDS encoding alanine--glyoxylate aminotransferase family protein has protein sequence MAQPPQLRIPGPTPVPERVQRAMAAPMINHRGPEFRALLPELEAGLRWAFQTENDMLIFPASGTGGLESAVANVVSPGERVLAVTIGAFGDRFADLAEAFGADVARLTLPWGEAADPEDLDALLSREPDIATVLITHNETSTGVTNPLQSLAEVVTRHHRLLVVDGVSSIGSIALPVDQWKVDVAITASQKGWMLPPGVTMLSVSKAAWQRQASARSPRFYFDWDRARKMQSKGMTFTTPAVGILFGLRESLVMMREEGLQAIFQRHLRVAAAFRAAAGALGLRLLASSPDVASPTVTAVYFPEALTGEKSEAVFKTWRELGLVAGEGQGKLSGKIFRIGHLGAVYEPDVVATIEILERGFEAHGHPVTRGAALSAGRRALQSSEPSLVA, from the coding sequence ATGGCTCAGCCCCCTCAGTTACGGATTCCTGGCCCCACCCCCGTTCCCGAGCGCGTGCAGCGGGCAATGGCCGCCCCGATGATCAACCACCGCGGCCCCGAGTTCAGGGCCCTCCTTCCCGAGCTGGAAGCCGGCCTCCGCTGGGCGTTCCAGACGGAGAATGACATGCTGATCTTTCCCGCCAGCGGGACCGGCGGATTGGAGAGCGCGGTCGCGAACGTCGTTTCGCCCGGCGAGCGGGTGCTCGCGGTCACGATCGGCGCGTTCGGCGATCGCTTTGCCGACCTGGCGGAAGCATTTGGCGCCGACGTCGCCCGCTTGACCCTGCCGTGGGGTGAGGCGGCGGATCCGGAGGATCTCGACGCCTTGCTCAGCCGCGAGCCTGACATCGCTACGGTGCTGATCACCCACAACGAGACCTCGACGGGCGTAACCAACCCGCTGCAGTCGCTGGCCGAGGTGGTCACGCGGCACCACCGGCTGCTGGTGGTGGACGGCGTCAGCTCCATCGGCTCGATCGCGTTGCCGGTTGATCAATGGAAGGTCGATGTCGCGATCACCGCGTCGCAAAAGGGATGGATGCTCCCGCCGGGCGTCACCATGCTGAGCGTCAGCAAGGCAGCCTGGCAGCGGCAGGCGAGCGCTCGCTCGCCGAGGTTCTATTTCGATTGGGACCGTGCCAGGAAGATGCAATCCAAGGGCATGACCTTCACCACGCCGGCTGTCGGCATCCTCTTTGGTCTACGCGAGTCGTTAGTGATGATGCGCGAGGAAGGTCTCCAAGCCATCTTTCAGCGGCACCTTCGCGTGGCGGCCGCCTTCCGTGCCGCCGCGGGCGCGCTCGGCTTGCGCTTGCTGGCGAGTTCGCCCGACGTCGCGTCGCCGACCGTGACGGCTGTGTACTTCCCAGAGGCGCTGACCGGCGAGAAGTCGGAGGCGGTGTTCAAGACCTGGCGCGAGCTCGGCCTGGTTGCTGGCGAGGGGCAGGGCAAGCTGTCCGGCAAGATCTTCCGGATCGGCCACCTTGGCGCCGTCTACGAGCCCGATGTCGTCGCCACCATCGAAATCCTCGAACGTGGCTTTGAAGCGCATGGCCACCCGGTCACACGAGGCGCGGCGCTGAGCGCGGGCCGACGCGCATTGCAGTCCTCCGAGCCTAGCCTCGTGGCCTGA
- the fusA gene encoding elongation factor G, which produces MARVDPEKIRNVALLGHSHDGKTSLAEAMLYAGGAVERLGRPDAGNTTFDFEPEEIKRKISIGTAIAHLTWQDHKINLLDTPGFQDFAGDVCGALRAAEGALLVVGASTGIVVGTELAWQQLRARDLPTLIVVNKMDKENSDYWKVVDGFKEFSPRPVSIQAPIGHEAAFKGVVDLLTRKAYEFDQQGRAKEVPLPSDLAAEVESRRSPLVEAAAETDDALLEKYLESGELSDAEVTGALAKGVAAAAIVPVLCTAAGKSIGIGTLLDAMVALLPSPRQAAPVVAVNPRTDQAETLTREPAGPLGAIVFKTTADPFVGRISYVKVVSGVLTSSTPLLNAAKDQPERAGTIGYPKGKTLEAATEVVAGDIAGISKLSVTATGDTLASRDHPLRLPPIEYPEQTFSAAVGAKNKADEEKVNAALVKLVDEDPTLTLEHEPITKETIVHGMGDIHLDVVLEKMKRKYGVEGTLAVPRVPYQETITSSAKAEKKYKKQSGGAGLYGHCVIDIAPVPRGTGFVWEDKIFGGSIPQNFRPSVERGVRETMEQGVLTGNPLVDIKVRLLDGSTHQVDGKDIAFKLAGAMAMRQAVMDAKPVLLEPIMEVEVLVPERNMGDVISDLNGKRGKIAGMEPSGDHMEKVKAQVPLSSMYRFPIDLRSITQGRGKYTMKFSHYEEVPAHAAQMVIAAYQKSKGGEEEEE; this is translated from the coding sequence GTGGCCAGAGTCGACCCGGAGAAGATCCGTAACGTCGCCCTGCTCGGGCATAGCCATGATGGCAAGACCAGCCTGGCCGAGGCGATGCTCTACGCGGGCGGAGCGGTCGAGCGGTTGGGACGCCCGGACGCCGGCAACACCACGTTCGACTTCGAGCCCGAAGAGATCAAGCGAAAGATCTCGATCGGCACTGCCATTGCGCACCTTACCTGGCAGGACCACAAAATCAACCTGCTCGATACGCCCGGATTCCAGGACTTCGCCGGCGATGTGTGCGGCGCCCTACGCGCGGCCGAGGGTGCCCTGCTTGTGGTCGGGGCGAGCACCGGAATCGTCGTTGGCACCGAGCTTGCCTGGCAGCAGCTGCGAGCCCGTGACCTCCCCACCCTGATCGTGGTGAACAAGATGGACAAGGAGAACTCCGACTACTGGAAGGTGGTCGACGGCTTCAAGGAGTTTTCTCCGCGTCCGGTGTCGATCCAGGCCCCCATCGGCCACGAGGCCGCGTTCAAGGGCGTAGTGGACCTGTTGACCCGCAAGGCGTACGAGTTCGATCAGCAAGGGCGAGCCAAGGAGGTCCCCTTACCGAGCGACCTGGCTGCCGAGGTCGAGTCCCGGCGGTCGCCGCTGGTGGAGGCCGCGGCCGAGACGGACGACGCGCTGCTGGAGAAATACCTGGAAAGCGGCGAGTTGAGTGATGCCGAGGTCACGGGGGCGCTCGCCAAAGGTGTGGCGGCCGCAGCGATCGTCCCGGTCCTCTGTACCGCCGCGGGCAAATCGATCGGCATCGGCACCTTGCTCGATGCCATGGTGGCGCTCCTGCCTTCGCCCAGGCAGGCCGCGCCAGTGGTGGCCGTGAATCCCCGCACCGACCAAGCCGAGACCCTGACGCGCGAGCCGGCGGGGCCGTTAGGCGCGATCGTCTTCAAGACGACCGCCGACCCCTTCGTGGGTCGCATCAGCTATGTGAAGGTGGTGTCCGGCGTTCTGACATCGAGCACCCCGCTGTTGAATGCGGCGAAGGACCAACCGGAGCGCGCCGGCACGATCGGCTATCCGAAAGGCAAGACGCTGGAAGCGGCGACCGAGGTGGTCGCCGGCGACATCGCGGGCATCAGCAAGCTGTCGGTCACGGCGACTGGCGACACGCTCGCCAGCCGGGACCATCCCTTGCGGCTTCCGCCGATCGAGTACCCGGAGCAGACGTTCAGCGCCGCCGTCGGCGCCAAGAACAAGGCCGACGAGGAAAAGGTGAACGCGGCGCTGGTCAAGCTGGTCGACGAAGACCCGACCCTGACGCTGGAGCATGAGCCGATCACGAAGGAGACGATCGTGCACGGCATGGGCGATATCCATCTCGATGTCGTGCTCGAGAAGATGAAGCGCAAGTACGGGGTGGAGGGCACGCTGGCCGTGCCGCGCGTGCCATACCAGGAAACGATCACCAGCAGCGCCAAGGCGGAGAAGAAATACAAGAAGCAGTCCGGCGGCGCCGGCCTCTACGGCCATTGCGTGATCGACATTGCGCCGGTCCCGCGCGGCACCGGGTTCGTCTGGGAAGACAAGATCTTCGGTGGCTCGATCCCGCAGAACTTCCGACCCTCGGTCGAGAGGGGCGTGCGAGAAACGATGGAGCAAGGGGTGCTGACCGGCAACCCGCTGGTGGACATCAAGGTCCGCCTGCTGGACGGATCCACGCACCAGGTCGACGGCAAGGACATCGCCTTCAAGCTGGCGGGCGCGATGGCGATGCGCCAGGCGGTCATGGATGCCAAGCCAGTGCTGCTCGAACCGATCATGGAGGTTGAGGTGCTGGTCCCCGAGCGGAACATGGGCGACGTCATCAGCGACCTGAACGGGAAGCGCGGCAAGATCGCAGGCATGGAGCCGTCCGGCGATCACATGGAAAAAGTGAAAGCCCAGGTCCCCCTGTCGTCGATGTACCGGTTCCCCATCGACCTACGATCGATCACCCAGGGTCGGGGGAAGTACACGATGAAGTTTTCACACTACGAAGAGGTCCCCGCGCACGCGGCGCAGATGGTGATCGCGGCGTATCAGAAGTCGAAGGGCGGCGAGGAAGAGGAAGAGTAG
- the rpsF gene encoding 30S ribosomal protein S6 codes for MSAYELMYIVKPDLDDQAVQQEIEKVGQLIQTNGGQIKKVTPWGKRRLAYTVKDNREGHYVVAEFDLDQAKVQEVDRVLKISDSVFRHLLVRQDEGKS; via the coding sequence TTGTCAGCGTACGAGCTCATGTACATCGTCAAGCCGGACCTTGACGATCAAGCGGTCCAGCAGGAGATCGAGAAGGTCGGCCAGCTGATCCAGACGAATGGGGGCCAGATCAAGAAAGTTACCCCGTGGGGCAAGCGTCGGCTCGCGTACACCGTCAAGGACAATCGGGAAGGGCATTACGTCGTCGCGGAGTTCGACCTCGATCAGGCGAAAGTCCAGGAGGTCGACCGCGTCCTGAAGATTTCCGACAGCGTCTTCCGCCATTTACTGGTTCGACAAGATGAGGGGAAATCATGA
- the rpsR gene encoding 30S ribosomal protein S18: MPPPTDKRDRKPHKKVCNFCVEKVHLIDYKEVSRLRRFVSERGKILPRRVTGTCARHQRRLAVALKRARHVALLPYTADQR, from the coding sequence ATGCCACCACCGACCGATAAGCGCGACCGAAAGCCGCACAAGAAGGTCTGCAACTTCTGTGTGGAGAAGGTCCACCTGATCGACTACAAGGAGGTCTCTCGCCTCCGCCGCTTCGTCAGCGAGCGAGGCAAGATCCTTCCGCGTCGCGTGACCGGAACCTGCGCGCGTCATCAGCGCCGCCTGGCGGTCGCCCTCAAGCGCGCACGCCACGTCGCGCTCCTCCCCTACACCGCGGACCAGCGCTAA